From one Nothobranchius furzeri strain GRZ-AD chromosome 2, NfurGRZ-RIMD1, whole genome shotgun sequence genomic stretch:
- the ajuba gene encoding LIM domain-containing protein ajuba isoform X2, protein MDKPISKLLGKLKLTDAGSVKFNSSKKKQDSANNSNNSNANGGVSVNGRGGSALPPGPGPVAASPSRPGQFTLAPSTTNDPCVPASGRTGGGGGMGIAPSQLLTTPPTSSTVGTIPPDGEQPLHSSTMAQLRCPTPQQRASCYLSEGVDSHLRRESGLGSEGDPMGAFGSKASLNQRRYSLELQQLVRRQQLLSQPPPHAVPPLYPAATGYGSAPRGGGGGLAEPGYLSELERHKRFSLQEALFYKCLSTGSEVWENPRPASLSHPPHHPSDVTGGGMGGGLFYPPGPTLSPCSSFSLQGSVLVSPRSSFASSTASGGGGGGGGSPIGSRCSSNRTSGISLGYDSRYSASGGLPPQQPTMQTAGSVAGYGVPGRAGGTPIEAWTQYLEGGMRPGTYDSRHSYPPAVGSPAAVCYQAGPDWWEDHEAGVRGKEAGVMGERARYSDLPGTRYQEELTRLLLRDAAREGEGLLDGLRLKDQSLVLTSLSKPATTVGSSSAGGPIKPQEDQGASAGKENVESRQEFFGTCVKCGKGVYGADNACQALDSLYHSRCFTCVSCGRTLRNKDFYNVSGSVYCKEDYMFSGFQAAAEKCSVCGHLILEQILQAVGNSYHPGCFRCVVCSKALDGVPFTVDQNCNIYCVADYNKTFAPKCAACLQPILPTEEAGVPGENPRMHRENMQTPCRKIPGWEANPGPSCCKATALTTAQPGQRGDPQGRVYEQGLPL, encoded by the exons ATGGACAAACCCATCAGCAAGTTACTGGGGAAGTTGAAGCTCACCGACGCAGGCAGTGTGAAATTCAACAGTTCTAAGAAAAAACAAGACTCTGCCAACAACTCCAATAACAGCAACGCCAACGGTGGCGTCTCGGTGAATGGTAGAGGGGGCAGCGCTCTGCCACCCGGGCCTGGCCCCGTGGCTGCCTCACCCTCCAGGCCTGGCCAGTTCACGCTTGCCCCCTCAACCACAAATGATCCGTGTGTTCCAGCAAGTGggagaacaggaggaggaggagggatgggAATTGCTCCCTCTCAGCTCCTCACCACCCCACCCACTTCCTCCACAGTGGGCACCATACCTCCAGATGGCGAGCAGCCACTTCATTCCTCCACCATGGCGCAACTGAGATGCCCCACCCCCCAGCAGAGAGCCTCCTGTTACCTAAGTGAAGGTGTTGATTCCCACCTGAGGCGTGAATCTGGCCTGGGCTCTGAGGGCGACCCAATGGGAGCGTTTGGTTCTAAGGCATCTCTTAATCAGCGCCGGTACTCCTTggagctgcagcagctggtcAGACGGCAGCAGCTTCTCTCCCAGCCACCTCCTCATGCCGTTCCTCCGTTGTACCCTGCTGCCACAGGGTATGGGTCTGCTCCAAGAGGTGGTGGAGGGGGTCTGGCAGAACCTGGATACCTCTctgaactagagaggcacaaacGCTTCTCTCTTCAGGAGGCTTTGTTTTACAAATGTCTGAGCACAGGGAGTGAGGTGTGGGAGAACCCCCGACCGGCTTCCCTCTctcatccaccacatcacccatCTGATGTAACAGGTGGGGGTATGGGGGGAGGCTTGTTTTACCCTCCAGGACCAACCCTGAGCCCATGCTCATCATTTAGCCTCCAGGGGTCGGTACTGGTCAGCCCCAGATCCAGCTTCGCGTCCAGCACAGCCAGCggtggagggggaggaggaggggggagtcCTATAGGTAGCCGCTGCAGCAGCAACCGGACCAGTGGCATCAGCTTGGGTTACGACTCTCGCTACTCTGCATCTGGAGGCCTTCCTCCACAGCAGCCAACCATGCAAACTGCAGGATCTGTTGCTGGTTATGGAGTTCCAGGCAGAGCTGGAGGAACTCCCATAGAGGCCTGGACTCAGTACCTGGAGGGAGGGATGCGTCCTGGAACCTACGATAGCCGTCATTCCTACCCACCAGCCGTAGGAAGCCCAGCTGCAGTATGCTACCAAGCAGGACCGGATTGGTGGGAGGATCACGAAGCTGGAGTGAGAGGAAAAGAGGCAGGTGTGATGGGAGAAAGGGCCCGATACTCAGACCTGCCTGGTACCCGATACCAGGAGGAGCTGACAAGACTTCTACTGAGAGATGCTGCTCGAGAAGGTGAAGGGTTACTGGACGGCCTGAGGCTAAAAGACCAGTCTTTAGTCCTGACCTCCCTTTCTAAACCAGCCACAACAGTGGGGTCTTCTTCAGCTGGGGGTCCCATCAAACCTCAAGAAGACCAAGGAGCTTCAGCTGGGAAAGAGAACGTGGAAAGCCGCCAGGAGTTCTTTG GTACCTGTGTTAAGTGTGGGAAAGGCGTGTATGGGGCGGATAATGCCTGCCAAGCTCTGGACAGCCTCTACCACAGTCGCTGCTTTACCTGCGTGTCTTGCG GGCGCACCCTGAGGAACAAGGACTTCTACAATGTCAGCGGCTCTGTGTACTGTAAAGAGGATTACATG TTTTCGGGATTCCAGGCAGCTGCTGAGAAGTGTAGCGTGTGTGGTCACCTCATTCTGGAACAG ATCCTGCAGGCTGTAGGGAACTCGTACCATCCCGGGTGTTTCCGCTGCGTGGTGTGCTCCAAGGCTCTGGATGGGGTACCTTTTACTGTGGACCAAAACTGCAACATCTACTGTGTGGCAGACTACAACAA GACCTTTGCACCGAAGTGTGCCGCCTGTTTACAACCCATCTTACCTACTGAG gaagccggagtacccggagagaacccacgcatgcacagggagaacatgcaaactccatgcagaaagatcccaggctgggaagcgaacccaggaccttcttgctgcaaggcaacagctctaaccactgcacagcccg GGCAGCGAGGAGATCCTCAGGGTCGTGTCTATGAACAAGGACTACCACTTTGA
- the ajuba gene encoding LIM domain-containing protein ajuba isoform X1 — MDKPISKLLGKLKLTDAGSVKFNSSKKKQDSANNSNNSNANGGVSVNGRGGSALPPGPGPVAASPSRPGQFTLAPSTTNDPCVPASGRTGGGGGMGIAPSQLLTTPPTSSTVGTIPPDGEQPLHSSTMAQLRCPTPQQRASCYLSEGVDSHLRRESGLGSEGDPMGAFGSKASLNQRRYSLELQQLVRRQQLLSQPPPHAVPPLYPAATGYGSAPRGGGGGLAEPGYLSELERHKRFSLQEALFYKCLSTGSEVWENPRPASLSHPPHHPSDVTGGGMGGGLFYPPGPTLSPCSSFSLQGSVLVSPRSSFASSTASGGGGGGGGSPIGSRCSSNRTSGISLGYDSRYSASGGLPPQQPTMQTAGSVAGYGVPGRAGGTPIEAWTQYLEGGMRPGTYDSRHSYPPAVGSPAAVCYQAGPDWWEDHEAGVRGKEAGVMGERARYSDLPGTRYQEELTRLLLRDAAREGEGLLDGLRLKDQSLVLTSLSKPATTVGSSSAGGPIKPQEDQGASAGKENVESRQEFFGTCVKCGKGVYGADNACQALDSLYHSRCFTCVSCGRTLRNKDFYNVSGSVYCKEDYMFSGFQAAAEKCSVCGHLILEQILQAVGNSYHPGCFRCVVCSKALDGVPFTVDQNCNIYCVADYNKTFAPKCAACLQPILPTEGSEEILRVVSMNKDYHFECYHCEECGKQLSDKPGSQCFPLDSHLLCHSCHMNRVCVTHTIPPH; from the exons ATGGACAAACCCATCAGCAAGTTACTGGGGAAGTTGAAGCTCACCGACGCAGGCAGTGTGAAATTCAACAGTTCTAAGAAAAAACAAGACTCTGCCAACAACTCCAATAACAGCAACGCCAACGGTGGCGTCTCGGTGAATGGTAGAGGGGGCAGCGCTCTGCCACCCGGGCCTGGCCCCGTGGCTGCCTCACCCTCCAGGCCTGGCCAGTTCACGCTTGCCCCCTCAACCACAAATGATCCGTGTGTTCCAGCAAGTGggagaacaggaggaggaggagggatgggAATTGCTCCCTCTCAGCTCCTCACCACCCCACCCACTTCCTCCACAGTGGGCACCATACCTCCAGATGGCGAGCAGCCACTTCATTCCTCCACCATGGCGCAACTGAGATGCCCCACCCCCCAGCAGAGAGCCTCCTGTTACCTAAGTGAAGGTGTTGATTCCCACCTGAGGCGTGAATCTGGCCTGGGCTCTGAGGGCGACCCAATGGGAGCGTTTGGTTCTAAGGCATCTCTTAATCAGCGCCGGTACTCCTTggagctgcagcagctggtcAGACGGCAGCAGCTTCTCTCCCAGCCACCTCCTCATGCCGTTCCTCCGTTGTACCCTGCTGCCACAGGGTATGGGTCTGCTCCAAGAGGTGGTGGAGGGGGTCTGGCAGAACCTGGATACCTCTctgaactagagaggcacaaacGCTTCTCTCTTCAGGAGGCTTTGTTTTACAAATGTCTGAGCACAGGGAGTGAGGTGTGGGAGAACCCCCGACCGGCTTCCCTCTctcatccaccacatcacccatCTGATGTAACAGGTGGGGGTATGGGGGGAGGCTTGTTTTACCCTCCAGGACCAACCCTGAGCCCATGCTCATCATTTAGCCTCCAGGGGTCGGTACTGGTCAGCCCCAGATCCAGCTTCGCGTCCAGCACAGCCAGCggtggagggggaggaggaggggggagtcCTATAGGTAGCCGCTGCAGCAGCAACCGGACCAGTGGCATCAGCTTGGGTTACGACTCTCGCTACTCTGCATCTGGAGGCCTTCCTCCACAGCAGCCAACCATGCAAACTGCAGGATCTGTTGCTGGTTATGGAGTTCCAGGCAGAGCTGGAGGAACTCCCATAGAGGCCTGGACTCAGTACCTGGAGGGAGGGATGCGTCCTGGAACCTACGATAGCCGTCATTCCTACCCACCAGCCGTAGGAAGCCCAGCTGCAGTATGCTACCAAGCAGGACCGGATTGGTGGGAGGATCACGAAGCTGGAGTGAGAGGAAAAGAGGCAGGTGTGATGGGAGAAAGGGCCCGATACTCAGACCTGCCTGGTACCCGATACCAGGAGGAGCTGACAAGACTTCTACTGAGAGATGCTGCTCGAGAAGGTGAAGGGTTACTGGACGGCCTGAGGCTAAAAGACCAGTCTTTAGTCCTGACCTCCCTTTCTAAACCAGCCACAACAGTGGGGTCTTCTTCAGCTGGGGGTCCCATCAAACCTCAAGAAGACCAAGGAGCTTCAGCTGGGAAAGAGAACGTGGAAAGCCGCCAGGAGTTCTTTG GTACCTGTGTTAAGTGTGGGAAAGGCGTGTATGGGGCGGATAATGCCTGCCAAGCTCTGGACAGCCTCTACCACAGTCGCTGCTTTACCTGCGTGTCTTGCG GGCGCACCCTGAGGAACAAGGACTTCTACAATGTCAGCGGCTCTGTGTACTGTAAAGAGGATTACATG TTTTCGGGATTCCAGGCAGCTGCTGAGAAGTGTAGCGTGTGTGGTCACCTCATTCTGGAACAG ATCCTGCAGGCTGTAGGGAACTCGTACCATCCCGGGTGTTTCCGCTGCGTGGTGTGCTCCAAGGCTCTGGATGGGGTACCTTTTACTGTGGACCAAAACTGCAACATCTACTGTGTGGCAGACTACAACAA GACCTTTGCACCGAAGTGTGCCGCCTGTTTACAACCCATCTTACCTACTGAG GGCAGCGAGGAGATCCTCAGGGTCGTGTCTATGAACAAGGACTACCACTTTGAGTGCTACCACTGCGAA GAGTGTGGCAAGCAGCTCTCCGATAAGCCCGGCTCGCAGTGCTTCCCTCTGGACTCTCATCTCCTCTGCCACTCCTGTCACATGAACAGAGTGTGTGTCACACACACCATTCCCCCTCACTGA